The following coding sequences are from one Pseudodesulfovibrio sp. S3 window:
- a CDS encoding glycine zipper domain-containing protein, producing the protein MKKILIAALLVCFLAAGYGCAGKAQQSATVGGLAGATIGALTFNNKLLGAAVGAGVGVLMGYIVGNEWEKHDEQQVQKTLETGKSNQSTAWTNPDTGANYSATPSPPYMEENKVYRDVVIKDEKDGESIMAKAWRDDKGVWHLKQ; encoded by the coding sequence ATGAAAAAGATTTTGATTGCAGCATTGTTGGTGTGTTTTCTCGCCGCCGGATACGGTTGTGCGGGTAAGGCCCAGCAGAGTGCGACGGTCGGCGGCCTGGCCGGAGCAACCATCGGTGCCCTGACTTTCAACAACAAACTGCTCGGTGCAGCCGTTGGTGCCGGTGTCGGCGTACTCATGGGCTACATCGTGGGCAACGAATGGGAAAAGCACGACGAACAGCAGGTTCAGAAGACCCTTGAAACCGGCAAGTCCAACCAGTCGACCGCCTGGACCAACCCGGACACCGGAGCCAACTATTCCGCCACGCCCAGCCCTCCCTACATGGAAGAGAACAAGGTCTACCGGGATGTGGTCATCAAGGACGAGAAGGACGGCGAATCCATCATGGCCAAGGCTTGGCGTGACGACAAGGGCGTCTGGCATCTCAAGCAATAG
- the aprA gene encoding adenylyl-sulfate reductase subunit alpha, producing the protein MPLLPMKEASKGVALAEPEIIEKSVDILMVGGGMGNCGAAFEAMRWIQKVDPSITLELVDKAAIERGGAVAQGLSAINTYCGDNDVDDYVRMVRTDLMGIVREDLIFDLGRHVDDSVHLFEEWGLPIWVKKDGKNLDGAKAKAEGLAIRNGDAPVRSGRWQIMINGESYKCIVAEAAKNAIGEDRYVERVFIVKMLLDANQPNRIAGAVGFSTRENKVYLYKCNAAVVACGGAVNVYRPRSTGEGMGRAWYPVWNAGSTYTMVAQVGGEMTMMENRFVPARFKDGYGPVGAWFLLFKAKATNYKGEDYCETNRAMLKPYEDRGYAKGHIIPTCLRNHMMLREMREGRGPIFMDTKTALLNTVGGDLSGPEWKHLESEAWEDFLDMCVGQANLWAATNCAPEDRGSEIMPTEPYLLGSHSGCCGIWCSGPDEEWVPESYKVRADNGKVYNRMTTVNGLWSCADGVGASGHKFSSGSHAEGRIVGKQMVRWVVDHKDFTPTLKETAADLAKEIYQPWYTYEANKNGSTDPVVNPAYITPHNFMMRLVKCTDEYGGGVATLYMTSKALLNTGFWLLGMMEEDSHKLAARDLHELMRCWEQFHRLWTVRLHMQHIEFREESRYPGFYYRGDFMGLDDSKWKCFCNSTYDPATGVTTIFKKPYVKIIPDA; encoded by the coding sequence ATGCCTCTGCTTCCTATGAAAGAAGCTTCCAAAGGTGTTGCTCTCGCCGAGCCGGAAATCATCGAAAAAAGCGTTGATATCCTGATGGTCGGCGGCGGCATGGGTAACTGCGGTGCCGCTTTTGAAGCCATGCGCTGGATCCAGAAAGTTGATCCTTCCATCACCCTGGAACTCGTGGACAAAGCTGCCATCGAACGCGGTGGTGCTGTTGCACAGGGTCTGTCCGCCATCAACACCTACTGCGGCGACAACGATGTCGACGATTACGTCCGCATGGTCCGTACCGACCTGATGGGCATCGTCCGCGAAGACTTGATCTTCGACCTGGGCCGCCACGTTGATGATTCCGTCCACCTCTTCGAAGAATGGGGCCTCCCCATTTGGGTCAAGAAAGACGGCAAGAACCTCGACGGCGCCAAAGCCAAGGCAGAAGGCCTGGCCATCCGCAACGGCGACGCTCCGGTTCGTTCCGGCCGCTGGCAGATCATGATCAACGGTGAGTCCTACAAGTGCATCGTTGCTGAAGCCGCCAAGAACGCCATTGGTGAAGACCGCTACGTTGAGCGCGTGTTCATCGTAAAGATGCTGCTGGACGCCAATCAGCCCAACCGCATCGCCGGCGCTGTCGGTTTCTCCACTCGTGAGAATAAAGTCTACCTGTACAAGTGCAACGCCGCTGTTGTCGCTTGTGGTGGTGCTGTTAACGTGTACCGTCCCCGCTCCACTGGTGAGGGCATGGGTCGCGCTTGGTACCCCGTTTGGAACGCAGGTTCCACCTATACCATGGTTGCCCAAGTTGGCGGCGAAATGACCATGATGGAAAACCGCTTCGTCCCCGCCCGTTTCAAAGACGGTTACGGTCCGGTCGGCGCATGGTTCCTCCTCTTCAAGGCCAAAGCCACCAACTACAAGGGTGAAGATTACTGCGAGACCAACCGCGCCATGCTGAAGCCTTACGAGGATCGCGGCTACGCCAAGGGTCACATCATCCCCACCTGCCTGCGTAACCACATGATGCTCCGTGAAATGCGTGAAGGCCGCGGCCCGATCTTCATGGACACCAAGACTGCCCTGCTGAACACCGTCGGCGGCGACCTGTCCGGTCCCGAATGGAAGCACCTCGAGTCTGAGGCTTGGGAAGACTTCCTCGACATGTGTGTTGGCCAGGCCAACCTGTGGGCTGCCACCAACTGCGCTCCTGAGGATCGCGGTTCCGAGATCATGCCCACCGAACCTTACCTCCTCGGCTCCCACTCCGGTTGCTGCGGTATCTGGTGCTCCGGCCCGGATGAAGAATGGGTTCCCGAATCCTACAAGGTCAGAGCTGACAACGGCAAGGTCTACAACCGTATGACCACCGTCAACGGCCTCTGGTCCTGTGCTGATGGTGTCGGCGCCTCCGGTCACAAGTTCTCCTCCGGTTCCCATGCTGAAGGCCGCATCGTCGGCAAGCAGATGGTCCGTTGGGTTGTCGACCACAAGGACTTCACCCCCACTCTGAAGGAAACCGCTGCTGACCTCGCCAAAGAGATCTACCAGCCCTGGTACACCTACGAAGCCAACAAGAACGGTTCCACCGATCCTGTTGTCAACCCCGCTTACATCACTCCCCACAACTTCATGATGCGCCTTGTTAAGTGCACCGATGAATACGGTGGTGGTGTTGCTACCCTGTACATGACCTCCAAGGCTCTGCTGAACACCGGTTTCTGGCTGCTCGGCATGATGGAAGAAGACTCCCACAAGCTGGCAGCTCGTGACCTCCACGAACTGATGCGCTGCTGGGAACAGTTCCACCGCCTCTGGACCGTCCGCCTGCACATGCAGCACATCGAGTTCCGCGAAGAATCCCGTTACCCGGGCTTCTACTACCGCGGCGACTTCATGGGCCTGGACGATTCCAAGTGGAAGTGCTTCTGTAACTCCACCTACGATCCGGCCACCGGCGTGACGACTATCTTCAAGAAGCCTTACGTCAAGATCATCCCCGACGCCTAA
- the sat gene encoding sulfate adenylyltransferase, with the protein MSNLVAPHGGKGLVCCLLKGAELEAEIKKAAGLKTLDISDRAKGDLIMMGIGGFSPLNGFMNKADWAGVCEKFLMADGTFWPIPVTLDTNDEDVKVGDEVALKAKDGTVYATMKIEEKYEMTEADKKWECELVYKGEGEDSADDKFWTVAMEDHPGVQMVMAQGKYNLAGPVKVLSEGDYAKRFPGVYLTPAQIRAEMEKRGWSNVAALQLRNPMHRSHEYLAKIAVEVCDGVVIHSLIGNLKPGDIPGDVRIECIQILIDNYFVPENVINAGYPLDMRYAGPREGLIHATFRQNYGINNMLIGRDHAGVGDFYGLFEAQDIFKKIPYQDGCTAEPGKALLCRNMNIDWTFYCYKCDGMASMRTCPHTKEDRVILSGTKLRKALSDGEDVVDHFGRDEVLVRLRAYYASLTEKVEVKMQKAASGSAMK; encoded by the coding sequence ATGTCTAACCTCGTAGCACCTCACGGTGGAAAAGGTCTCGTCTGTTGCCTGCTCAAAGGCGCTGAGCTCGAAGCTGAAATCAAAAAGGCCGCTGGCCTCAAGACTCTCGACATCTCCGATCGCGCCAAAGGCGACCTGATCATGATGGGCATCGGCGGTTTCTCTCCGCTGAACGGCTTCATGAACAAGGCCGACTGGGCCGGCGTTTGTGAAAAGTTCCTGATGGCCGATGGCACCTTCTGGCCCATCCCGGTCACTCTGGACACCAATGACGAAGACGTCAAGGTCGGTGACGAAGTCGCTCTGAAGGCCAAAGACGGCACCGTCTACGCCACCATGAAGATCGAAGAAAAATACGAGATGACCGAAGCCGACAAGAAGTGGGAATGCGAACTCGTCTACAAGGGCGAAGGCGAAGACTCCGCTGACGACAAGTTCTGGACCGTTGCCATGGAAGATCATCCCGGCGTCCAGATGGTCATGGCCCAGGGCAAGTACAACCTGGCCGGCCCGGTCAAGGTCCTGTCCGAAGGCGACTACGCCAAGCGTTTCCCCGGTGTCTACCTGACCCCCGCCCAGATCCGTGCCGAGATGGAAAAGCGTGGCTGGTCCAACGTTGCCGCCCTGCAGCTGCGTAACCCCATGCACCGCTCCCACGAATACCTGGCCAAGATCGCTGTCGAAGTTTGCGACGGCGTCGTGATCCACTCCCTGATCGGCAACCTGAAGCCCGGCGACATCCCGGGTGACGTCCGCATCGAGTGCATCCAGATCCTGATCGACAACTACTTCGTTCCCGAGAACGTCATCAACGCCGGTTACCCCCTGGACATGCGTTATGCCGGTCCCCGCGAAGGCCTCATCCACGCCACCTTCCGTCAGAACTACGGCATCAACAACATGCTGATCGGTCGTGACCACGCTGGCGTCGGTGACTTCTACGGCCTGTTCGAGGCTCAGGACATCTTCAAGAAGATCCCCTACCAGGACGGCTGCACCGCCGAGCCCGGCAAGGCCCTGCTCTGCCGCAACATGAACATCGACTGGACCTTCTACTGCTACAAGTGCGACGGCATGGCTTCCATGCGCACTTGCCCGCACACCAAGGAAGACCGCGTCATCCTGTCCGGCACCAAGCTGCGTAAGGCCCTGTCCGATGGCGAAGACGTCGTCGATCACTTTGGTCGTGACGAAGTCCTCGTCCGCCTGCGCGCCTACTACGCAAGCCTGACCGAAAAGGTCGAGGTCAAGATGCAGAAGGCCGCTTCCGGCTCCGCAATGAAATAG
- a CDS encoding chorismate mutase: protein MIKIRKDDSSGPSSDRPRKDTRDSGRPPRDSNRDTSRSSDGPSRPRRDDSRDTSRNSDRPNRPQREDSRGPRKFEKRGGNRDGRDFFGRKPERPVQDEDAPGKSDLVAGHRYTDISDIDGQILGLLEKRAFLIRKEGAWRKSRQKSLVDPKLEKLLRGSFDQMAGDAGLDAKLSKQLFTLLNQFSLADIRQKFEGEGYKLAPRVDHIKAGIAGPRSFRYTRMMLAMAASSGTQIKLAPVTMNAPNKDLAKALKQVGAPITWDDDWIRNEGGKTLEFEGNMAFVGEDPFNFYMLLCLALGHAGRCKFTGKPALQLLDASALNKVLPSLGARLVPMNPNNPGLPVRLECGGFMDEAVTLPGSLDPDFAAALTLAAWSFPGGLTIQGLTSDARDRVAEAVEVLTACGITAKLEKDSVTVSDGVPTMDHNPRLPLSVRLNSLLMALPILSGGSINIEGSWPKNDQADRVLAQLKALGLRVDVATENVFATMEGELPESADITLGNSPDFMPLALALALKIGNARISGADNDVAVELLDRLGASYELADDVIELKAGTFQWDGTWFSPDPIWSMGCALAAYSVPGGIVLENHGEVTATWPEFWNFYNSLPTGVMKPKPVREIKDDSRKRIKIR from the coding sequence ATGATCAAGATCCGCAAAGACGACAGCAGTGGTCCCTCCTCGGACCGCCCGCGCAAAGATACCCGCGACTCCGGTCGCCCTCCGCGCGACAGCAATCGTGACACCTCCCGAAGCAGCGACGGACCGAGCCGTCCCCGCCGCGACGACAGCCGCGACACCTCCCGAAACAGCGACAGACCGAACCGCCCGCAACGCGAAGACAGCCGTGGACCGCGCAAATTCGAAAAGCGTGGCGGCAACCGTGACGGCCGCGACTTCTTCGGACGCAAACCCGAAAGGCCTGTCCAGGATGAAGACGCCCCGGGCAAGTCCGACTTGGTTGCCGGGCACCGCTATACCGATATTTCCGACATCGACGGCCAGATTCTGGGCCTGCTGGAAAAGCGGGCGTTCCTCATCCGCAAGGAAGGCGCATGGCGCAAATCCCGCCAGAAATCCCTGGTCGATCCCAAGCTGGAGAAATTGCTGCGCGGCTCCTTTGACCAGATGGCCGGAGATGCCGGCCTGGACGCCAAACTCTCCAAGCAGCTCTTCACACTGCTCAACCAGTTCTCCCTGGCCGACATTCGCCAGAAATTCGAAGGCGAAGGCTACAAGCTCGCCCCGCGCGTGGATCACATCAAGGCCGGCATCGCCGGTCCCCGGTCCTTCCGCTACACCCGCATGATGCTGGCCATGGCCGCCAGTTCCGGCACGCAGATAAAACTGGCCCCGGTGACCATGAACGCCCCGAACAAGGACCTGGCCAAGGCCCTGAAGCAGGTGGGCGCGCCCATCACCTGGGACGACGACTGGATCAGGAATGAAGGTGGCAAGACCCTGGAATTCGAAGGCAACATGGCTTTCGTGGGTGAAGATCCCTTCAACTTCTACATGCTGCTCTGTCTGGCCCTGGGCCATGCGGGCCGCTGCAAGTTTACCGGCAAACCGGCCCTGCAACTTCTCGACGCCTCCGCCCTGAACAAGGTGCTGCCTTCCCTGGGCGCACGCCTGGTACCCATGAACCCGAACAACCCCGGCCTGCCCGTCCGGCTCGAATGCGGCGGATTCATGGACGAAGCCGTGACCCTGCCCGGCTCCCTGGACCCGGACTTTGCAGCCGCCCTGACCCTGGCGGCCTGGTCCTTCCCCGGCGGATTGACCATACAGGGATTGACCAGCGATGCCCGCGACAGGGTGGCCGAAGCCGTCGAAGTGCTCACCGCCTGCGGCATCACCGCCAAGCTGGAAAAGGATTCGGTCACGGTATCCGACGGTGTCCCGACCATGGACCACAATCCGAGACTGCCCCTGTCCGTGCGCCTGAACTCCCTGCTCATGGCCCTGCCGATTTTAAGCGGCGGCAGCATCAACATCGAAGGTTCCTGGCCCAAAAACGACCAGGCGGACCGCGTACTCGCACAGCTCAAGGCGCTCGGCCTCAGGGTCGACGTGGCCACAGAGAACGTCTTTGCCACCATGGAAGGCGAACTGCCTGAATCCGCCGACATCACCCTGGGCAACTCCCCGGACTTCATGCCCCTGGCCCTGGCCCTGGCCCTGAAGATCGGCAACGCCCGGATTTCCGGCGCGGACAACGACGTGGCCGTGGAGCTGCTCGACCGCCTGGGCGCAAGCTACGAATTGGCGGACGACGTGATCGAGCTCAAGGCAGGCACCTTCCAGTGGGACGGCACATGGTTCAGCCCGGACCCGATCTGGTCCATGGGGTGCGCCCTTGCCGCCTACTCCGTGCCTGGCGGCATCGTGCTGGAAAACCATGGCGAGGTGACTGCAACCTGGCCCGAATTCTGGAACTTCTACAACTCCCTGCCCACCGGCGTGATGAAACCCAAGCCGGTAAGAGAGATAAAAGATGACTCACGCAAAAGAATCAAAATCCGATAA
- a CDS encoding aconitate hydratase has translation MGKNITRKIIEKHLVSGEMVPGKEVGLRIDQTLTQDATGTMAWLQFEAIGIGRVRTDLSVSYVDHNTLQMGFRNPDDHRYLRTVAAKSGAVFSPAGTGICHQLHLENFAKPGATLIGSDSHTPTAGGIGSMAMGAGGLSVALAMAGEAYFIPMPQVVKVELTGELTGWAQGKDVILELLRRLTVKGGVGKVFEYAGPGVAALSVPDRATITNMGAELGATTSIFPSDERTRDFLAKMGRADDWTELVADADAEYDDVITINLSELEPMVAQPHMPDQVCKVKDLAGKKIDQCAIGSCTNSSYSDMKNTAQILSGKKTPPETDLLISPGSKQVLKMLAREGLIEPLLDAGARLLECSCGPCIGMGGSPVSAGVSVRTFNRNFEGRSGTQDGQVYLASAQTAARLALDGEFTDPATWGPAPERVHLPEEVPSIRDLFVFPTKDAGAVEVLRGPNIVALEDFDALPKTVEAKVLLKVGDNITTDHILPAGAQITALRSNIPAISQYIFSRVDEGFVGRMTEHGKGVILGGENYGQGSSREHAALGPRHLGVKAVIVKSLARIHRANLVNFGILPLLLVNPADYDKLSEGADLTIPAGDITPGGTVDILTGAGVAIPVINDLTKKELEIIQAGGLLNAVRQGQE, from the coding sequence ATGGGCAAGAACATCACCCGAAAGATCATTGAAAAGCACCTCGTTTCCGGCGAAATGGTTCCCGGCAAAGAGGTGGGGCTGCGCATCGACCAGACCCTGACACAGGACGCCACCGGCACCATGGCCTGGCTGCAGTTCGAAGCCATCGGCATAGGCCGGGTGCGCACGGACCTGTCCGTCAGCTACGTGGACCACAACACGTTGCAGATGGGTTTTCGCAACCCCGACGATCACCGCTATCTCCGCACCGTGGCCGCCAAATCCGGCGCAGTCTTTTCCCCTGCCGGAACCGGCATCTGCCACCAACTGCATCTGGAGAACTTCGCCAAGCCCGGCGCAACCCTGATCGGCTCGGACTCCCACACGCCCACTGCAGGCGGCATCGGGTCCATGGCCATGGGCGCGGGCGGCCTGTCCGTGGCGCTGGCCATGGCCGGAGAAGCCTACTTCATTCCCATGCCCCAAGTGGTCAAGGTGGAGCTGACCGGTGAACTGACCGGATGGGCCCAGGGCAAGGATGTCATCCTGGAACTGCTGCGCCGACTGACCGTCAAGGGCGGCGTGGGCAAGGTCTTCGAATACGCCGGTCCCGGCGTGGCAGCACTCTCGGTGCCGGACCGCGCCACCATCACCAACATGGGTGCCGAACTGGGCGCCACCACCTCCATTTTCCCGTCCGATGAACGGACCAGGGATTTCCTGGCCAAGATGGGCCGTGCGGACGACTGGACCGAACTGGTGGCCGACGCCGATGCCGAATACGACGACGTCATCACCATCAACCTGTCCGAGCTGGAGCCCATGGTGGCCCAGCCGCACATGCCGGACCAGGTGTGCAAGGTCAAGGACCTGGCGGGCAAGAAGATCGATCAGTGCGCCATCGGCTCCTGCACCAACTCCTCTTACTCGGACATGAAGAACACCGCCCAGATTCTGTCCGGGAAAAAGACCCCGCCCGAAACCGACCTGCTCATTTCCCCCGGCTCCAAGCAGGTGCTCAAGATGCTGGCCCGCGAAGGGCTGATCGAGCCCCTGCTGGATGCGGGCGCGCGCCTGCTCGAATGTTCCTGCGGCCCGTGCATCGGCATGGGCGGCTCCCCGGTCTCGGCCGGTGTTTCGGTACGCACCTTCAACCGCAATTTCGAAGGCCGGTCCGGCACCCAGGACGGCCAGGTCTATCTGGCCTCGGCCCAGACCGCTGCCCGTCTCGCCCTTGACGGCGAGTTCACCGATCCCGCCACATGGGGTCCGGCTCCGGAGCGCGTGCATTTGCCCGAGGAAGTGCCTTCCATTCGCGACCTGTTCGTCTTTCCGACCAAAGATGCCGGGGCTGTTGAAGTCCTGCGCGGACCCAATATCGTGGCCCTGGAAGATTTCGACGCCCTGCCCAAGACCGTCGAGGCCAAGGTGCTGCTCAAGGTGGGGGACAACATCACCACCGACCACATCCTGCCCGCCGGCGCCCAGATCACGGCCCTGCGCTCCAACATCCCGGCCATCAGCCAGTACATCTTCAGCCGCGTGGACGAGGGGTTCGTGGGCCGGATGACGGAACACGGCAAAGGCGTCATCCTGGGCGGCGAGAACTACGGCCAGGGCTCCAGCCGCGAACACGCGGCCCTCGGCCCGCGCCACCTCGGCGTCAAGGCAGTGATCGTCAAATCCCTGGCCCGCATCCACCGGGCCAATCTGGTCAACTTCGGCATCCTGCCGCTGCTGCTGGTGAATCCGGCCGACTACGACAAGCTGTCCGAAGGGGCCGACCTGACCATCCCTGCAGGGGACATCACTCCCGGCGGCACTGTCGACATTCTCACCGGCGCTGGCGTAGCCATCCCGGTCATAAATGATTTGACCAAAAAGGAACTGGAGATTATCCAGGCAGGTGGCCTCCTTAACGCCGTCAGGCAAGGCCAAGAGTAA
- a CDS encoding SurA N-terminal domain-containing protein codes for MLEIMRENASGWIVKILFAVIIVVFVFAFGMSGLSNTGDPVLVSVNDQIVTRAEFDQAYQRMVESIGRSNPNVSQAQLKTPQFKQMVIGELISQKLLLAEAAKLGIAASDKEVFAGIAAQPMFKNDNGAFDKNVYQAVLKQIHMTPAQFEADYKQELTIEKVKMAATASAQVSPEQARHIFDWVGEQVRIDYIEITPADFRNEITVSDDEVAAYFQANEDRFMIPARVTLRYIPFTPAALAEYQNVTDEEIAAYYAANQASLQQPEQVHARHILVMVKDSDPDSVKENAKKKIEKVLKKAQAGEDFAALAVEYSEGPSGPRGGDLGVFGRGAMVPEFEEVAFALNKGEISGLVKTQFGWHIIKVEDRTEASAKTLEDARDELKAQIAQEKASEKVTELLDQAMDRLVSGMTIDEIAAEVGLKAVTTEPMPTQFLAQSFGLTADAANAIETLAPGAVQQTPAAINGGYMLVEKVSDTPPTLMELDLVKPTIVNTIKGQKGAVMAEKEAEKILAALTGPDSAAAAKTYASRIKTSEPFDRQGNIPNLGQSTPLTTAAFEAKDTSWMELVYTLSGGIVVAARLNEHIPASDETWKEQKEYWIEQANKNYQQENLAAFMDDLSKNAEIDIARPDLLQ; via the coding sequence ATGTTAGAGATAATGCGTGAAAACGCGTCCGGCTGGATCGTCAAGATTCTTTTTGCCGTCATCATCGTCGTCTTTGTCTTTGCCTTCGGCATGTCAGGACTGAGCAACACGGGAGACCCGGTCCTGGTTTCGGTGAATGATCAGATCGTCACCCGAGCGGAATTCGACCAGGCTTACCAGCGCATGGTCGAGTCCATTGGGCGCTCCAACCCGAACGTCTCCCAGGCCCAGCTCAAGACGCCGCAATTCAAGCAGATGGTCATAGGCGAACTGATCAGCCAGAAGTTGCTTCTGGCCGAAGCCGCCAAGCTCGGCATTGCCGCCTCGGACAAGGAAGTCTTCGCTGGCATTGCGGCCCAGCCCATGTTCAAGAACGACAACGGTGCGTTCGACAAGAACGTCTACCAGGCTGTCCTCAAGCAGATCCACATGACCCCGGCCCAGTTCGAGGCCGACTACAAGCAGGAACTGACCATCGAGAAGGTCAAAATGGCCGCGACCGCCTCTGCCCAGGTTTCTCCCGAACAGGCCCGCCATATCTTTGATTGGGTCGGCGAACAGGTTCGTATCGACTACATCGAAATCACCCCCGCCGACTTCCGCAACGAAATTACCGTCAGTGACGATGAAGTGGCCGCCTATTTCCAGGCCAACGAAGACCGGTTCATGATTCCGGCCCGAGTCACCCTGCGATACATTCCCTTCACTCCCGCCGCCCTGGCCGAATACCAGAACGTGACGGATGAGGAGATCGCAGCCTACTACGCAGCCAACCAGGCATCCCTGCAACAACCGGAACAGGTCCATGCCCGCCACATCCTGGTGATGGTCAAGGATTCCGACCCGGATTCCGTCAAGGAAAACGCCAAGAAAAAGATAGAGAAAGTGCTCAAGAAGGCCCAGGCCGGTGAGGATTTCGCAGCCCTGGCCGTCGAATATTCCGAAGGCCCCAGCGGACCCCGCGGCGGCGACCTCGGCGTGTTCGGACGCGGCGCCATGGTCCCCGAATTTGAAGAGGTTGCCTTTGCCCTGAACAAGGGCGAGATTTCCGGCCTGGTCAAGACCCAGTTCGGCTGGCACATCATCAAGGTTGAGGATCGCACGGAAGCCTCTGCCAAGACCCTGGAAGATGCCAGGGACGAGCTCAAGGCCCAGATCGCCCAGGAAAAGGCTTCCGAGAAAGTCACCGAACTGCTCGACCAGGCCATGGACCGTCTGGTTTCCGGCATGACCATCGACGAAATCGCCGCCGAGGTCGGCCTCAAGGCCGTGACCACCGAGCCGATGCCCACCCAGTTCCTTGCCCAATCCTTTGGTTTAACCGCGGACGCAGCCAATGCCATTGAGACCCTGGCTCCGGGCGCTGTCCAGCAGACCCCGGCAGCCATCAACGGCGGCTACATGCTCGTGGAAAAGGTGTCCGACACTCCGCCCACCCTCATGGAACTTGACCTGGTCAAACCGACCATCGTCAACACCATCAAGGGCCAGAAAGGCGCTGTAATGGCCGAAAAAGAGGCCGAGAAAATCCTGGCTGCCCTGACCGGTCCGGACAGCGCTGCCGCAGCAAAGACCTACGCGTCCCGCATCAAGACCTCCGAACCCTTTGACCGTCAGGGCAACATACCGAATCTGGGCCAGAGCACCCCCCTGACCACGGCCGCGTTCGAGGCCAAGGACACGAGCTGGATGGAACTGGTCTACACCCTGTCCGGCGGCATCGTTGTCGCGGCACGCCTGAACGAACACATTCCTGCCTCTGACGAGACATGGAAGGAACAGAAAGAATACTGGATCGAACAGGCAAACAAGAACTACCAGCAGGAAAACCTGGCTGCATTCATGGATGACCTCAGCAAGAACGCCGAGATCGACATTGCCAGGCCCGACCTGTTGCAGTAG
- a CDS encoding DMT family transporter → MTDKTKAILLMAATALIWSSGGLAIKLIEWNPMAITGVRSGLAALTLAVLFRKRLHFCFSPIQWGAAIGYAGLLITNVVATKLTTSANAILLAYTAPVYVALLAPWLLKEKTRKSDWVFIGVTVGGMTLFFLDRLSPSGLWGNIIAMGTGLSYAVFTLCMRAQKDASPVESVIMGHVLTALCGLPFMFDALPSAESWMGLLYLGILQQGVSLVLYTWAIKRLGALEAILIMMLEPIFNPIFVAVGYGEFPGLWAVAGGVTVIGAVTLRGVLGALRRPPAL, encoded by the coding sequence ATGACCGACAAGACCAAAGCCATATTGCTCATGGCGGCCACAGCACTCATCTGGAGTTCCGGGGGGCTGGCCATCAAGCTTATCGAGTGGAACCCCATGGCCATTACCGGGGTTCGCAGCGGATTGGCAGCCCTTACCCTGGCTGTGCTTTTCCGCAAGCGGCTGCATTTTTGCTTTTCGCCCATCCAGTGGGGGGCGGCCATTGGGTATGCCGGGCTGCTCATCACCAATGTGGTGGCCACCAAGCTGACCACTTCGGCCAATGCCATCCTGCTGGCCTATACCGCGCCGGTCTATGTGGCCCTGCTCGCGCCGTGGCTGCTCAAGGAAAAGACGCGCAAAAGCGACTGGGTGTTCATCGGGGTGACCGTGGGCGGCATGACCCTTTTCTTCCTGGACAGGCTCTCACCCTCCGGCCTTTGGGGCAATATCATCGCCATGGGCACGGGCCTGTCCTATGCCGTCTTTACCCTGTGCATGCGGGCGCAAAAAGACGCATCCCCCGTGGAATCGGTCATCATGGGGCATGTCCTGACCGCCCTGTGCGGCCTGCCGTTCATGTTCGATGCGCTGCCTTCAGCCGAAAGCTGGATGGGATTGCTCTATCTCGGGATCCTGCAACAGGGCGTTTCGCTCGTCCTGTATACCTGGGCCATCAAGCGGCTCGGTGCGCTCGAGGCCATCCTCATCATGATGCTGGAGCCGATCTTCAACCCGATTTTCGTGGCCGTGGGCTACGGAGAATTCCCCGGTCTGTGGGCCGTTGCCGGCGGCGTGACCGTCATCGGGGCCGTGACCCTGCGGGGCGTACTCGGTGCGCTCCGGCGGCCCCCTGCTCTGTAG
- the aprB gene encoding adenylyl-sulfate reductase subunit beta, with product MPTFVNPEKCDGCKGGEKTACMYICPNDLMILDPAEMKAYNQEPSACWECYSCVKICPQGAIEARPYADFAPMGGTSIPMRSAEDIMWTIKFRNGSVKRFKFPIRTTAEGSIKPFEGKPEPGDLESELLFTETELVAPKATAMEEAPVTEADLKKEWKMEDYANLV from the coding sequence ATGCCGACCTTTGTTAACCCGGAAAAATGTGACGGCTGCAAGGGTGGCGAAAAGACCGCTTGCATGTACATTTGCCCTAACGATCTGATGATCCTGGATCCCGCCGAAATGAAGGCTTACAACCAGGAACCGTCTGCGTGCTGGGAATGTTATTCCTGCGTGAAGATTTGCCCCCAGGGCGCTATTGAAGCCCGCCCGTACGCCGACTTCGCCCCCATGGGTGGTACCTCCATCCCGATGCGCTCCGCTGAAGATATCATGTGGACCATCAAATTCCGTAATGGCAGCGTGAAACGCTTCAAGTTCCCCATCCGTACCACTGCTGAAGGCTCCATCAAGCCCTTCGAAGGCAAGCCCGAACCCGGCGATCTGGAATCCGAACTCCTGTTCACCGAAACCGAGCTGGTCGCCCCGAAGGCTACCGCCATGGAAGAAGCTCCAGTTACTGAAGCTGACCTGAAGAAAGAGTGGAAGATGGAAGACTACGCCAACCTGGTCTAG